The Alkalilimnicola sp. S0819 genome includes a window with the following:
- the ispA gene encoding (2E,6E)-farnesyl diphosphate synthase: protein MPSPSTSKLTEAFSQALPRYQARVEKALDRWLPDAHRPPARLHEAMRYATLQGGKRIRPLLVYATGEALGLQPARLDGPAAAVELIHAYSLVHDDLPAMDDDALRRGRPTCHRAYDEATAILAGDALQTLAFRVLAGDAAMEAAPETRLRMIATLTEAAGSRGMVGGQAMDLAAVGRALSEPELEAMHIHKTGALIRASVLLGALGATEAEERRLERLDHYGKCLGLAFQVQDDILDVEGDTEALGKQCGADARLNKPTYPALMGLEPARALARELVDDALESLAGLDSRADVLRGLARYVISRDS from the coding sequence AGAAGGCGCTGGACCGCTGGCTGCCCGACGCCCACCGGCCGCCGGCGCGGCTGCACGAGGCCATGCGCTACGCCACCCTGCAGGGCGGCAAGCGCATACGCCCGTTGCTGGTCTACGCCACCGGTGAGGCGCTGGGGCTCCAGCCCGCCCGGCTGGACGGGCCGGCGGCCGCGGTGGAACTGATCCACGCCTACTCGCTGGTGCACGACGACCTGCCGGCCATGGACGACGACGCCCTGCGCCGGGGCCGCCCCACCTGCCACCGGGCCTATGACGAGGCCACCGCGATACTCGCCGGCGACGCCTTGCAGACCCTGGCCTTCCGGGTGCTGGCCGGGGATGCGGCGATGGAGGCCGCGCCGGAGACGCGCCTGCGCATGATCGCCACGCTGACGGAAGCCGCGGGCAGCCGGGGCATGGTGGGCGGCCAGGCGATGGACCTGGCGGCGGTGGGCCGGGCGCTCAGCGAACCGGAACTGGAGGCCATGCACATCCACAAGACCGGCGCGCTGATCCGCGCCAGCGTGCTGCTGGGTGCGCTGGGCGCGACGGAGGCGGAAGAGCGCCGCCTGGAGCGGCTGGACCATTACGGCAAGTGCCTGGGGCTCGCCTTTCAGGTGCAGGACGACATCCTGGACGTGGAAGGCGATACCGAGGCGCTGGGCAAGCAATGCGGCGCCGATGCCCGGCTCAACAAACCCACCTACCCCGCGCTGATGGGCCTGGAGCCGGCCCGGGCGCTCGCCCGCGAGCTGGTGGACGACGCCCTGGAGAGCCTGGCGGGGCTGGACAGCCGCGCCGACGTGCTGCGCGGCCTGGCTCGCTACGTGATCAGCCGCGACTCCTGA